Proteins from a single region of Streptomyces sp. TN58:
- a CDS encoding transposase: MARAVLPEDSVKEVSELIDVMISLLFESLPRRDQRNWARVYLNGLVRTNGKKTIRNIAGTGASSVEQSLQQFISKSPWDWTPVRRSLAQHLERTAQRPLAWVLQPMVIEKAGDRSVGVGRQFVPQLGRTANCQQAGGIWLASSEASFPVEWTLTLPGPWTSELMRRRRAGIPDTARSLTPAQDAVHAVQRMAATWQLQRRPVVMEVANGDLPQSIESFTLQDIPFVFKVDGTLPVSFGGAGRHKPGPHTAPARELIDSLRSQRRVVEWTRHGRTEGAVTLLTSAPVLATPGEDRHTPAPPTPLLLLGAWSEAALLPSEFWITNIGDRPLAQLFLLAKLTDRVSLDFTETCEPVGIRDFEGRSFRGWHHHATLASVAHAAKLLSARPHARDPYPGPARPAGLPRQATALPRPAAAHPATPAVLPPRLPGPTPRRAYIR; this comes from the coding sequence ATGGCTCGCGCAGTCCTGCCGGAGGATTCCGTCAAGGAAGTCTCCGAATTGATCGACGTCATGATCTCTCTTCTCTTCGAGTCCTTACCCCGGCGGGACCAGCGGAACTGGGCCCGCGTTTATCTGAACGGCCTCGTGCGGACCAACGGGAAGAAAACAATCCGTAACATCGCCGGAACCGGAGCGAGCTCGGTCGAGCAGAGCCTGCAGCAGTTCATCAGCAAGTCCCCCTGGGACTGGACCCCCGTGCGGCGCTCCCTCGCCCAGCACCTCGAACGCACGGCGCAGCGCCCCCTGGCCTGGGTGCTCCAGCCCATGGTCATCGAGAAGGCCGGCGACCGCTCGGTCGGCGTCGGCCGGCAGTTCGTCCCCCAGCTCGGCCGCACCGCCAACTGCCAGCAGGCCGGCGGAATCTGGCTCGCCTCCAGCGAGGCCAGCTTCCCGGTCGAGTGGACCCTCACCCTCCCCGGACCGTGGACCAGCGAACTCATGCGCCGCCGACGGGCCGGCATCCCGGACACCGCCCGTTCCCTCACCCCCGCCCAGGACGCCGTACACGCCGTCCAGCGGATGGCCGCCACCTGGCAACTCCAGCGCCGGCCCGTCGTGATGGAGGTCGCCAACGGCGATCTGCCGCAGAGCATCGAATCGTTCACCCTCCAGGACATCCCCTTCGTCTTCAAGGTCGACGGCACACTGCCCGTCTCCTTCGGCGGTGCGGGCCGCCACAAACCCGGCCCGCACACCGCCCCCGCACGCGAACTCATCGACTCCCTGCGCTCCCAGCGCCGCGTCGTCGAATGGACCCGGCACGGCCGGACCGAAGGAGCGGTGACCCTGCTGACCTCGGCCCCCGTCCTCGCCACCCCCGGCGAGGACCGCCACACACCCGCCCCACCCACCCCGCTGCTGCTCCTCGGCGCCTGGAGCGAAGCCGCCCTGCTGCCCTCCGAGTTCTGGATCACCAACATCGGGGACCGCCCGCTCGCCCAGCTCTTCCTGCTCGCCAAACTCACCGACCGGGTCTCCCTGGACTTCACCGAGACCTGCGAACCGGTCGGCATCCGCGACTTCGAAGGCCGCTCCTTCCGAGGCTGGCACCACCACGCCACCCTGGCGAGCGTCGCCCACGCCGCGAAACTGCTCTCCGCACGCCCCCACGCCCGCGACCCGTACCCCGGCCCCGCGCGCCCCGCCGGCCTCCCCCGGCAGGCCACCGCCCTGCCCCGGCCCGCCGCAGCACACCCGGCCACCCCGGCCGTGCTGCCGCCGCGCCTGCCCGGACCGACCCCGCGCCGCGCATACATCCGCTGA
- a CDS encoding TMEM175 family protein yields MENETGRVEAFSDGVFAIIITILVLELKVPEGTGSAFWHGVREQWPHYAAYVVSFLLIGVMWVNHHTIFSHLKRIDRPLLFLNLMVLMVVSVIPYTTNVLAEHLTEEGSANPAAVLYSLVTVAYAAAFLLFWWYVTRVGHLFHEQVDKDGARATRLRFGLGAIAYPCTVVLAFYSAPLTLVAHFLIAIYYAANQIPIPLVVEEERLESASDLRK; encoded by the coding sequence ATGGAAAACGAAACCGGGCGGGTCGAGGCATTCAGTGATGGGGTATTCGCCATCATCATCACGATCCTCGTCCTGGAATTAAAGGTTCCGGAAGGAACCGGCTCCGCCTTCTGGCACGGGGTCCGCGAGCAATGGCCGCATTACGCCGCCTATGTGGTGAGCTTCCTCCTCATCGGCGTGATGTGGGTGAACCACCACACCATCTTCAGTCACCTCAAGCGGATAGACCGTCCGCTGTTGTTCCTGAACCTGATGGTGCTGATGGTGGTCTCGGTCATCCCGTACACGACCAACGTGCTCGCCGAGCACCTCACCGAGGAAGGCTCCGCCAACCCCGCGGCCGTCCTCTACAGCCTCGTCACCGTGGCCTACGCCGCCGCGTTCCTGCTCTTCTGGTGGTACGTCACCCGGGTCGGGCACCTCTTCCACGAACAGGTGGACAAGGACGGCGCACGGGCCACGAGGCTGCGTTTCGGTCTCGGTGCCATCGCCTATCCCTGCACGGTCGTCCTGGCCTTCTACTCCGCACCTCTCACACTTGTCGCACATTTCCTGATCGCGATCTACTATGCGGCGAACCAGATCCCCATCCCCCTCGTGGTAGAGGAAGAGCGGCTCGAATCTGCCAGCGACCTCAGGAAGTAG
- a CDS encoding nuclear transport factor 2 family protein, protein MATYDISTLHPVFVRQMEALAALDIEAVMKNYTEDAVLLRFEGASVGIEAVRETFTGYLAVKPTLVELQEYIETEDTIFYRAIMNLNGEPEHAFGTLVVRDGRIWRQTAGFGG, encoded by the coding sequence ATGGCCACCTACGACATCTCCACCCTGCACCCGGTGTTCGTCCGCCAGATGGAGGCGCTGGCCGCCCTGGACATCGAGGCGGTGATGAAGAACTACACGGAGGACGCCGTGCTGCTGCGCTTCGAGGGCGCCTCGGTGGGCATCGAAGCGGTGCGCGAGACCTTCACCGGCTACCTCGCCGTGAAGCCCACGCTGGTGGAACTGCAGGAGTACATCGAGACCGAGGACACCATCTTCTACCGGGCGATCATGAACCTGAACGGCGAACCGGAGCACGCGTTCGGGACCCTCGTGGTCCGCGATGGCCGAATCTGGCGCCAGACCGCCGGATTCGGCGGCTGA
- a CDS encoding ATP-binding protein: protein MNAPEMTAPRLRAALRGLEVFAGLTEEQLDWLVSVSRPQVLSDGQVLFRDGEEATGFHVLLSGGLVVTKVVDGREEVLTRHSTEEESAASEDHDGKPPAAHRFTGELPLLTDGAYVATAAASGPSTTVVAYPKAVFFEMLTRCNGVAAVLIPVLAWRIKSSEVQARKRATVEALGTLAAGLAHELNNPAAAVARAAQELAPALDRLTRTAQDWGAAAGPAERAVLGRLTAELDALPPPVTTDPLAQADAEEEIADWAEGAGAERSNLLGSGVSDLGLDLEWLLLRTRDIGKQSLACALDHLAALLEVHALAAELRAAGPRISQLVSATRDYANLDRAPEQRFPVTAGLENTLVVLRAKLGGITVVRAYEPDLPELTGYPSELNQVWTNLVDNAVEAMEGSGVLTLSARSEGVCMVVEVTDTGRGIPPDVLPRIFEPFYTTKDVGKGTGLGLHLSYRIVTQRHHGSLTARSRPGETRMVVRLPFAGSAQSCASPAQTPETARGAAPAPDTPS, encoded by the coding sequence GTGAACGCGCCGGAGATGACCGCACCGCGGCTGCGCGCCGCCCTGCGCGGGCTGGAGGTCTTCGCGGGACTCACCGAGGAGCAGCTGGACTGGCTGGTCTCGGTCTCCCGGCCGCAGGTCCTCTCCGACGGGCAGGTCCTCTTCCGGGACGGCGAGGAGGCGACCGGTTTCCACGTCCTGCTCTCGGGCGGGCTCGTCGTCACCAAGGTCGTCGACGGCCGGGAGGAGGTCCTCACCCGGCACTCCACCGAGGAGGAGAGCGCCGCGTCGGAGGACCACGACGGCAAGCCCCCGGCCGCCCACCGGTTCACCGGCGAACTGCCGCTGCTGACGGACGGCGCGTACGTCGCCACGGCCGCCGCGAGCGGCCCGTCGACCACGGTGGTGGCGTACCCCAAGGCGGTGTTCTTCGAAATGCTCACGCGGTGCAACGGGGTGGCCGCGGTCCTGATCCCCGTCCTGGCCTGGCGCATCAAGTCCTCCGAGGTGCAGGCCCGCAAACGGGCCACCGTGGAGGCGCTCGGCACCCTCGCCGCCGGGCTCGCCCACGAGCTGAACAACCCGGCGGCCGCCGTCGCCCGGGCCGCGCAGGAACTGGCCCCCGCCCTGGACCGGCTCACCCGGACCGCCCAGGACTGGGGAGCGGCCGCCGGGCCCGCCGAGCGCGCGGTCCTGGGCCGGCTGACCGCGGAACTGGACGCGCTGCCGCCGCCGGTCACCACCGACCCGCTGGCCCAGGCCGACGCCGAGGAGGAGATCGCCGACTGGGCCGAGGGAGCCGGCGCCGAGCGGTCCAACCTGCTCGGCTCGGGCGTCTCCGACCTCGGCCTGGACCTGGAGTGGCTGCTGCTGCGGACACGGGACATCGGCAAGCAGTCCCTCGCGTGCGCGCTCGACCACCTGGCGGCGCTGCTGGAGGTCCACGCGCTCGCCGCCGAGCTGCGGGCCGCGGGACCGAGGATCTCCCAACTCGTCTCGGCCACCCGGGATTACGCCAATCTCGACCGGGCGCCCGAACAGCGCTTCCCGGTGACCGCGGGGCTGGAGAACACGCTGGTGGTGCTGCGTGCCAAGCTCGGCGGCATCACCGTCGTGCGTGCGTACGAGCCGGACCTGCCCGAACTGACTGGCTATCCCAGCGAGTTGAACCAGGTGTGGACCAACCTGGTCGACAACGCCGTCGAGGCCATGGAGGGCTCCGGCGTACTGACGCTGAGCGCCCGGTCCGAAGGCGTGTGCATGGTCGTGGAGGTCACCGACACCGGCCGCGGCATCCCCCCGGACGTACTGCCTCGCATCTTCGAACCCTTCTACACGACCAAGGACGTGGGCAAGGGCACGGGCCTGGGGCTGCACCTGAGCTACCGCATCGTGACCCAGCGCCACCACGGGTCGCTCACCGCCCGCTCGCGGCCCGGCGAGACCCGGATGGTCGTCCGGCTGCCCTTCGCCGGCAGCGCCCAGTCCTGCGCCTCACCTGCGCAAACACCCGAGACCGCCCGCGGAGCCGCACCCGCGCCGGACACACCCAGCTGA
- a CDS encoding MFS transporter, with product MAEPSETTTGTHPAVRTAGAPGGSGFWVAGAVLVLLMLSSSVPSALYVLYQQEWGLSSGTITVVFALYAVTVLAGLLLFGSLSDTLGRRPVLAAALVLAIVSMALFAAAQGLGLLLAARAVQGLAVGLATGAMGAALLELSPAARPALGAQVNSAGPTVGIGLGGIGAGLLVQYAPAPTVLSYLLLIGAFAVTLAGVVRMRESAPGAGGGLRIVPHRIHVPQGARGRFAVLVLTIVAVWSVGGFYLSLGPHLALSLLRSTNYLAGGATVALLAGAATAAQLVLGRTGALRTAVLGLIGLLTGLALVLLALGLGSATVFMVATAVLGSGWGAAFLGAFRALSGLAEPAHRGELTAAVYVFAYLAMSVPAVLAGMLTNIHGLHRTSVGFMAAVAAVCAAALLATLRLAARTRAEGGAA from the coding sequence GTGGCCGAACCGTCCGAAACGACCACGGGTACGCACCCAGCCGTCCGCACGGCCGGCGCCCCCGGAGGCTCCGGCTTCTGGGTGGCCGGCGCCGTCCTCGTACTGCTGATGCTCTCCTCCTCCGTGCCGTCCGCCCTCTACGTGCTCTACCAGCAGGAGTGGGGCCTGTCCTCCGGCACGATCACGGTGGTCTTCGCCCTGTACGCCGTCACCGTGCTGGCCGGGCTCCTGCTCTTCGGGTCCCTCTCCGACACCCTGGGCCGGCGTCCGGTCCTGGCCGCCGCCCTGGTCCTGGCGATCGTCTCGATGGCCCTCTTCGCCGCAGCCCAGGGGCTCGGACTGCTCCTCGCCGCCCGCGCCGTCCAGGGGCTGGCCGTGGGCCTCGCCACCGGTGCGATGGGCGCCGCCCTGCTGGAACTCAGCCCCGCCGCACGGCCCGCCCTCGGAGCCCAGGTCAACAGCGCGGGCCCGACCGTGGGCATCGGCCTCGGCGGCATCGGGGCGGGACTGCTCGTCCAGTACGCGCCTGCCCCGACCGTCCTCAGCTATCTGCTGCTCATCGGGGCCTTCGCCGTCACCCTGGCGGGCGTCGTCCGCATGCGAGAGAGCGCTCCCGGCGCCGGCGGCGGGCTGCGGATCGTCCCGCACCGGATCCACGTCCCGCAGGGCGCCCGGGGCCGCTTCGCCGTCCTCGTCCTGACCATCGTGGCCGTCTGGTCCGTGGGCGGCTTCTACCTCTCCCTCGGCCCGCACCTGGCCCTGTCCCTGCTGCGGTCCACCAACTACCTCGCCGGCGGGGCCACGGTCGCACTGCTCGCCGGCGCCGCCACCGCCGCCCAGCTCGTGCTGGGCCGCACCGGGGCCCTGCGCACCGCCGTGCTCGGACTGATCGGCCTGCTCACCGGGCTCGCGCTGGTGCTGCTCGCGCTGGGGCTGGGCTCGGCCACCGTGTTCATGGTGGCCACGGCCGTCCTCGGCAGCGGCTGGGGAGCGGCCTTCCTCGGCGCCTTCCGGGCGCTGAGCGGGCTCGCCGAACCGGCCCACCGGGGTGAACTGACCGCCGCCGTGTACGTCTTCGCGTACCTCGCGATGAGCGTGCCGGCCGTACTCGCGGGGATGCTGACCAACATCCACGGCCTCCACCGCACCTCGGTCGGCTTCATGGCCGCCGTCGCCGCGGTGTGCGCGGCGGCCCTGCTGGCCACCCTGCGCCTGGCCGCCCGTACCAGGGCCGAGGGGGGCGCCGCGTGA
- a CDS encoding FAD binding domain-containing protein, producing MILTDFDYARPAGLDEAVALLTGTPGARVLAGGQSLLPDLRAGSDSARLLVDIRRLAGLRGTTRTADGRLLRVGALTTLADLAADPLVLAEAPELAAAARANGDPQVRNLGTAGGNLAAAGRPTDLPAAAIAADAVVELAGPGGRSTLPAEEFAARGAPADAVVTALLVPAAGPAAAFEKSADRATRYPVCAAAVRITPDGPRIAVTGATPRPLRLRGVEDRLRGGPYDTEAVLAAFRAEPRELFVPGRGTSAEYLGHLAGVLTARALQRAERALA from the coding sequence GTGATCCTCACCGACTTCGACTACGCCCGCCCCGCCGGCCTGGACGAGGCGGTGGCCCTCCTGACCGGAACCCCCGGCGCCCGGGTGCTCGCCGGCGGCCAGAGCCTGCTGCCCGACCTGCGCGCCGGATCCGACAGCGCCCGCCTCCTCGTCGACATCCGCAGGCTCGCCGGCCTACGCGGCACCACCCGCACCGCGGACGGCCGGCTCCTGCGCGTCGGCGCGCTCACCACGCTCGCCGACCTCGCCGCCGACCCGCTCGTGCTCGCCGAGGCCCCCGAGCTGGCCGCCGCCGCCCGCGCCAACGGCGACCCGCAGGTCCGCAACCTCGGCACCGCCGGCGGCAACCTGGCCGCCGCCGGGCGGCCCACCGACCTGCCGGCCGCCGCCATCGCCGCCGACGCCGTCGTCGAACTGGCCGGCCCCGGCGGCCGCAGCACCCTCCCGGCCGAGGAGTTCGCCGCCCGCGGCGCGCCCGCCGACGCGGTCGTCACGGCCCTGCTGGTCCCCGCCGCCGGCCCGGCCGCCGCATTCGAGAAGTCCGCCGACCGCGCCACCCGCTATCCGGTCTGCGCCGCCGCCGTACGGATCACCCCCGACGGGCCGCGCATCGCGGTGACCGGGGCCACCCCCCGGCCGCTGCGCCTGCGCGGGGTCGAGGACCGGCTGCGCGGCGGCCCGTACGACACGGAAGCCGTACTCGCCGCCTTCCGCGCCGAACCCCGGGAGCTGTTCGTTCCCGGGCGCGGCACCTCGGCCGAATACCTCGGCCACCTCGCGGGGGTCCTCACCGCCCGAGCACTGCAGAGGGCCGAGCGGGCCCTCGCCTGA
- a CDS encoding xanthine dehydrogenase family protein molybdopterin-binding subunit encodes MTAVTGEAPADRGGVLGRPLDSREDPQLLRGEAAYVADIDLPGTAHMAILGSPVAHAKILSIETKAAEQLPGVLKVATAADFTDVMPLPCIWVPGGVESHFPPHPYGLPGARPVLTGDTVRHVGDPIAAVVAETPRQAAAALAAICVEYEPLPVVTRADEALADGAPQLHEAVPGNLNAYWTCGDRDRTDAAIAAAEVTVELDLVNQRTINSPIEPRGAVGDYDPATGEYTLYASTQGPHNHRFLLSALVLGIPFNKLRVIAPTVGGSFGTKGYLYPDMPLVLLLSKALGRPVKWVDTRTGLMNSTVQGRDHRQHATLAGTRDGRITAVRCTSHANLGAYPSTIGPGVATALMGRSISGMYDIDAAFCEVYAAFTNTVPLGAQRGSGRAEAAFLMERLVDRYASEIGMDPAEVRRRNLVPKEKFPYDNGLGWTYDSGNYRLNFDKAVELSGYADMPTRKAEARTRGKRLGVGIATYVAVCGVGPSTRMSQEGMLGGTWESANIRIHPTGEVTVTVGSASTGQSHATVFAQVAADELGIDPATVQVHEGDTQKAPYGQGTYGSRSYSMAGPAVALTARKLKAKLVRAGAVLLGAPEHRVVYEDGGIHEEGNPQNAKTLAELAMAMWYGWGLPPEIEPALDETTHFDPPDFNYPFGTHVAVVEIDELTGETEVVAYTAVDDAGTIGNPKIVQGQIEGSIVHGLGQALMEAAEYDDDGRLISADLGHYALPRAADVPFFALDKTVTPSPHNPLGAKGAGEIATVPPAAAVVNAVVDALSDLGVRHIDMPLTPEKVWRRLRGESQ; translated from the coding sequence ATGACCGCAGTGACGGGGGAGGCCCCGGCCGACCGGGGCGGCGTACTCGGCCGGCCGCTGGACAGCCGCGAGGACCCGCAGCTCCTGCGCGGCGAGGCCGCGTACGTGGCGGACATCGACCTGCCGGGCACCGCGCACATGGCCATCCTGGGCAGCCCGGTGGCCCACGCGAAGATCCTCTCCATCGAGACCAAGGCCGCGGAGCAGCTGCCCGGAGTACTCAAGGTGGCCACCGCCGCCGACTTCACCGACGTCATGCCGCTGCCCTGCATCTGGGTTCCCGGCGGCGTCGAGAGCCACTTCCCGCCGCACCCGTACGGACTTCCCGGCGCCCGCCCGGTCCTGACCGGCGACACCGTCCGCCACGTCGGCGACCCCATCGCCGCGGTCGTCGCCGAGACGCCGCGGCAGGCCGCCGCGGCGCTGGCCGCCATCTGCGTCGAGTACGAGCCGCTGCCCGTCGTCACCCGCGCCGACGAGGCCCTGGCCGACGGCGCGCCCCAGCTCCACGAAGCCGTCCCGGGCAACCTCAACGCGTACTGGACCTGCGGCGACAGGGACCGCACCGACGCCGCCATCGCCGCCGCCGAGGTCACCGTCGAACTCGACCTCGTCAACCAGCGCACCATCAACAGCCCCATCGAACCGCGCGGCGCGGTCGGCGACTACGACCCGGCCACCGGCGAGTACACCCTCTACGCCTCCACCCAGGGCCCGCACAACCACCGCTTCCTCCTCTCCGCACTGGTCCTCGGCATCCCCTTCAACAAGCTCCGGGTGATCGCCCCGACCGTCGGCGGCAGCTTCGGCACCAAGGGCTACCTGTACCCCGACATGCCCCTGGTCCTGCTGCTCTCCAAGGCCCTCGGCCGGCCCGTGAAATGGGTGGACACCCGCACGGGGCTGATGAACTCCACCGTCCAGGGCCGCGACCACCGCCAGCACGCCACCCTCGCCGGAACCCGTGACGGCCGCATCACGGCGGTGCGCTGCACCAGCCACGCCAACCTCGGCGCCTACCCCTCGACGATCGGCCCCGGCGTCGCCACCGCCCTGATGGGCCGCTCCATCAGCGGCATGTACGACATCGACGCCGCCTTCTGCGAGGTGTACGCCGCCTTCACCAACACCGTTCCGCTCGGCGCGCAGCGGGGCAGCGGACGCGCCGAAGCCGCCTTCCTCATGGAGCGGCTCGTCGACCGGTACGCGTCCGAGATCGGCATGGACCCGGCGGAGGTACGGCGCAGGAACCTGGTGCCGAAGGAGAAGTTCCCCTACGACAACGGCCTCGGCTGGACCTACGACTCCGGGAACTACCGGCTGAACTTCGACAAGGCCGTCGAGCTGTCCGGCTACGCCGACATGCCCACCCGCAAGGCCGAGGCCCGCACCCGCGGCAAACGCCTCGGCGTCGGCATCGCCACCTACGTCGCCGTCTGCGGCGTCGGCCCCTCCACCCGGATGTCGCAGGAGGGCATGCTCGGCGGCACCTGGGAGAGCGCGAACATCCGCATCCACCCCACCGGCGAGGTCACCGTCACCGTGGGCTCCGCCTCCACCGGCCAGAGCCACGCCACGGTCTTCGCCCAGGTCGCCGCCGACGAGCTCGGCATCGACCCCGCCACCGTCCAGGTCCACGAGGGCGACACGCAGAAGGCCCCGTACGGACAGGGCACCTACGGATCCCGCTCCTACAGCATGGCCGGGCCCGCCGTCGCCCTCACCGCCCGCAAGCTCAAGGCCAAACTGGTCCGGGCCGGCGCCGTCCTCCTCGGCGCACCCGAGCACAGGGTCGTATACGAGGACGGCGGGATCCACGAGGAGGGCAACCCCCAGAACGCCAAGACCCTCGCCGAACTGGCCATGGCCATGTGGTACGGCTGGGGACTGCCCCCGGAGATCGAGCCGGCCCTTGACGAGACCACCCACTTCGACCCGCCGGACTTCAACTACCCCTTCGGCACACACGTCGCCGTCGTCGAGATCGACGAACTGACCGGCGAGACCGAGGTGGTCGCCTACACCGCCGTCGACGACGCCGGCACCATCGGCAACCCGAAGATCGTCCAGGGGCAGATCGAGGGCAGCATCGTGCACGGCCTCGGCCAGGCCCTCATGGAGGCCGCCGAATACGACGACGACGGCCGGCTCATCAGCGCCGACCTCGGCCACTACGCCCTGCCGCGCGCCGCCGACGTGCCCTTCTTCGCCCTCGACAAGACCGTCACACCCAGCCCGCACAACCCGCTCGGAGCCAAGGGAGCGGGCGAGATCGCCACCGTGCCGCCGGCCGCCGCCGTCGTCAACGCCGTCGTCGACGCCCTCTCCGACCTGGGCGTCCGGCACATCGACATGCCTCTCACCCCCGAGAAGGTCTGGCGCCGTCTGAGAGGGGAATCCCAGTGA
- a CDS encoding (2Fe-2S)-binding protein has translation MDITLNVNGRPEQFSAPPNELLVERLRDGLGLTGTKVGCDTGQCGSCVVRLDGRSVKSCLVLTASAAGAGITTIEGVTTRGGELSGLQEALRQEHGTQCGFCTPGMVMALGELVDATAGGPAPTEPEIREWLTGNLCRCTGYHSVVRGVQRACAAGRDEVPAGTTATTASASEV, from the coding sequence ATGGACATCACACTGAACGTGAACGGAAGACCCGAGCAGTTCTCGGCGCCGCCGAACGAACTGCTCGTCGAACGGCTCCGCGACGGCCTCGGCCTGACCGGCACCAAGGTCGGCTGCGACACCGGCCAGTGCGGCTCCTGCGTGGTCCGCCTCGACGGCCGGTCCGTCAAGAGCTGCCTGGTCCTCACCGCGTCCGCCGCCGGCGCCGGGATCACCACCATCGAGGGCGTCACCACCCGGGGCGGGGAACTGTCCGGCCTCCAGGAGGCCCTGCGCCAGGAACACGGCACCCAGTGCGGCTTCTGCACCCCGGGCATGGTCATGGCCCTGGGCGAGCTCGTCGACGCCACCGCCGGCGGCCCGGCCCCCACCGAGCCGGAGATCCGCGAATGGCTCACCGGCAACCTGTGCCGCTGCACCGGCTACCACAGCGTCGTACGCGGAGTGCAGCGCGCCTGCGCCGCCGGCCGCGACGAGGTGCCCGCCGGGACCACCGCGACCACCGCATCCGCTTCGGAGGTGTGA
- a CDS encoding NADPH-dependent F420 reductase has protein sequence MRTAVIGTGRIGTVLARILVAAGHQVLLANSRGPRTLGPLVAELGPAASAAHPAEAAAQAELLVLMVPFERVRGLLPPHVVQDKVLVDATNAFGGPGAPADLGGRGSSDLVAEWYPGAQVVKSLNTMHFETLAVAGTAPGERLAHFLAGDDVKAKEIVAGIITDLGFAPVDTGPLHSGGILQQPGGPLFNRPLTEAQAKAWTSH, from the coding sequence ATGCGTACAGCCGTCATCGGCACCGGGCGTATCGGCACGGTCCTCGCGAGGATCCTCGTGGCGGCGGGCCACCAGGTGCTCCTCGCCAACTCCCGGGGCCCGCGGACCCTCGGCCCGCTCGTGGCCGAACTGGGGCCGGCCGCCTCGGCGGCGCACCCCGCCGAGGCGGCCGCCCAGGCCGAACTCCTGGTGCTGATGGTGCCCTTCGAACGGGTCCGCGGACTGCTCCCGCCCCACGTCGTGCAGGACAAGGTGCTGGTGGACGCGACGAACGCGTTCGGCGGCCCCGGCGCGCCCGCCGACCTCGGCGGGCGCGGCTCCAGCGACCTGGTCGCCGAGTGGTACCCGGGCGCACAGGTCGTGAAATCACTGAACACCATGCATTTCGAAACCCTCGCCGTCGCCGGAACCGCACCCGGAGAGCGCCTGGCACATTTCCTCGCGGGCGACGACGTGAAAGCGAAGGAAATCGTCGCCGGAATCATCACCGATCTCGGATTCGCCCCCGTCGACACCGGCCCGCTGCACTCCGGGGGAATTCTCCAGCAGCCCGGCGGGCCACTTTTCAACCGGCCGCTCACGGAAGCGCAGGCGAAGGCATGGACATCACACTGA